The Poseidonibacter lekithochrous region AAAATTGAGTCCTTATAAAACTTCTTTTGAAACCAAGAGATATAATTTCCTATTAGAATAATTGGATGTTTGATAAACTTTAGTTTTTCAAACTCTCCAAAAACTAAATCAAGAACATAAGCTATTAAAGCAATACTATAAAACACTCTGCTCTATCCTCTCCACATCTAGTCTACTTCTCATTTCATCTATAAAAGTATCTACTGTATTCTTCTTATACTGCTCAAAGCTATAACCTACATAATTCTCATTAATTGATTTGAAATACTCTGTTCTGAACTTATCATTATCAAAGATACCATGTACAAATGTTCCTTTGAACTTATTAGACTCATAAGATAAAGGATACTTATCGCAAACTCCATGATGTATCTCAAAACCTTCTATTTTACAATCAAACAAATCATATGATTGTTTCTTTAAAACCTTTTGTTTCTCGAACACTATATTCTCGGGAATTAATCCAAAGCCTTCTTCCACTAAAGGCTCGCTATTTTCTAAAGCATACTTATCATTAAGTGTTTCGAACATCATCTCATATCCACCACAAACAGTACAAATATGCCCTTTGTAGTTTTTGATTTGATCAAATAGTCCCATATCTTTTAACCATTTTAAATCTTTGATTACTAGTTTTGAACCAGGAAGAATTACTAAATCAAACTTATCAAGAGAAAGATTATAATCTACAAACTCTACAAATACCTCATCATCAGCGATTAGAGGCTCTATATCGTTATAATTACTCATAAAAGGATATGAGATAACAGCAACATCTAGTTTTTTCTTCTGTGGGTTTTGTACGAAGTTTTTCAAAGATGCAGAGTCCTCAAATCCTAAGTTAAACGGAATATATGGTAATACTCCTAATACTGGAATTTTAAACTCTTCTTCGATGATTCTAATACCTTCATCAAAAAGTGATAGGTCACCTCTGAACTTATTCACTATTACACCTACTACATTATTTCGCAGTTTCTCTGGTAATAAGTGATAAACTCCATATATAGAAGCAAATACTCCACCCTTCTCTATATCTG contains the following coding sequences:
- a CDS encoding cobyric acid synthase, which produces MKNISIFGTSSDAGKSTITFVIARILQDLGYKVAPFKAQNVSNNSHVCDDGSEIAIAQYFQSEVLGVETSYHLNPVLLKSGRGSSASLIVEGQVVANKHVLEYYRDLDLLKPAVKRCYEYLDDKYDIVVNEGAGSPVELNLMDKDLSNIFIANEYNTKIILVADIEKGGVFASIYGVYHLLPEKLRNNVVGVIVNKFRGDLSLFDEGIRIIEEEFKIPVLGVLPYIPFNLGFEDSASLKNFVQNPQKKKLDVAVISYPFMSNYNDIEPLIADDEVFVEFVDYNLSLDKFDLVILPGSKLVIKDLKWLKDMGLFDQIKNYKGHICTVCGGYEMMFETLNDKYALENSEPLVEEGFGLIPENIVFEKQKVLKKQSYDLFDCKIEGFEIHHGVCDKYPLSYESNKFKGTFVHGIFDNDKFRTEYFKSINENYVGYSFEQYKKNTVDTFIDEMRSRLDVERIEQSVL